A single genomic interval of Musa acuminata AAA Group cultivar baxijiao chromosome BXJ3-4, Cavendish_Baxijiao_AAA, whole genome shotgun sequence harbors:
- the LOC135636333 gene encoding phosphatidylinositol 4-phosphate 5-kinase 1-like — MRRPADDNGDAVVTTTTTGAGWEETAEDEERPPAQPRGGRRVTPTVDQAEEAAAVEKVMPNGDLYTGGFAGSAPHGRGKYLWADGCMYEGDWRWGEAAGKGKFSWPSGATFEGEFRSGRMEGFGTFTGTDGDTYRGQWVADRKHGFGSKSYANGDYYEGMWRRNLQEGHGRYVWRNGNQYAGEWRGGVINGRGALIWANGNRYDGQWENGVPRGSGVFTWPDCSCYVGSWSGGEPMALDGTFYPATIAACKEISGRRSSFFQLADGSAPTTPLVLTSRKPSSVDGGSTRRGSSVAEKSLPRICIWESDGEAGDITCDIIDTLEASVLYKDGSSFDHGSGTLIGTVHRRRSPSCLVTREAKKPGQTISKGHKNYDLMLNLQLGIRYSIGKPGSKQPRELRPADFDPMEKFWTRFPPEGSKITPPHQSVEFRWKDYCPMVFRHLRKLFSVDPAEYMVAICGNSALRELSSPGKSGSFFFLTQDDRFMIKTVKKSEVKVLIRMLRSYYRHVCQYENSLVTRFYGVHCVKSNGGQKVRFIVMGNLFCSEYHIHRRFDLKGSSHGRTTDKVEGKIDETTTLKDLDLNFVFRLQTSWYMELLEQIKLDCEFLEKEGIMDYSLLVGVHFCDDISASKMCPSPFLALPKLYDQKETFKCGDVWSDLCFSSLTCQDMDQILDTWKSSIRLGVNLPARAEHITGTESEPPFLVGCEGMSTPTGSSKLHDVLLYFGIIDILQDYDITKKLEHAYKSLQVDPNSISAVDPKLYSRRFQDFISRIFMEDT, encoded by the exons ATGCGGCGGCCAGCTGATGACAATGGTGACGCCGTcgttaccaccaccaccaccggagCCGGGTGGGAGGAGACGGCGGAGGACGAGGAGAGGCCCCCTGCTCAGCCCAGAGGCGGGCGGAGAGTGACACCCACGGTTGACCaggcggaggaggcggcggcggtggagaaggtgaTGCCGAACGGAGACCTGTATACGGGAGGGTTCGCGGGGAGCGCGCCGCACGGGCGAGGGAAGTACCTGTGGGCGGACGGATGCATGTACGAGGGGGATTGGAGGTGGGGGGAGGCCGCCGGGAAGGGCAAGTTCTCGTGGCCCTCCGGCGCTACCTTCGAGGGCGAGTTCCGCTCCGGCCGGATGGAGGGCTTCGGCACCTTCACCGGGACCGACGGAGACACCTACCGTGGCCAGTGGGTGGCCGACCGCAAGCACGGCTTCGGCAGCAAGTCGTACGCCAACGGCGACTACTATGAGGGAATGTGGCGGCGCAACCTCCAGGAGGGCCACGGCCGCTACGTTTGGCGGAACGGCAACCAGTATGCGGGGGAATGGCGGGGCGGCGTCATCAACGGCCGCGGCGCACTCATCTGGGCCAACGGCAACCGGTACGACGGTCAGTGGGAGAACGGCGTTCCCAGGGGCAGCGGCGTCTTCACTTGGCCCGACTGCAGCTGCTACGTCGGCAGCTGGAGCGGCGGCGAGCCCATGGCCCTCGACGGAACATTCTACCCCGCCACCATCGCCGCCTGCAAGGAGATCTCCGGCAGGAGAAGCTCCTTCTTTCAGCTGGCCGATGGATCAGCACCAACGACGCCGCTGGTCCTAACGTCCAGGAAGCCGTCGTCAGTGGATGGAGGCTCCACCCGTAGGGGGAGCTCGGTCGCAGAGAAGAGCCTCCCCAGGATCTGCATCTGGGAGTCAGACGGCGAGGCTGGGGATATCACTTGCGACATCATCGACACCCTCGAAGCATCGGTGCTGTACAAGGACGGGTCGTCATTCGACCATGGCAGCGGCACCCTCATTGGGACGGTGCACCGGCGACGGAGTCCCAGCTGCTTGGTGACACGAGAGGCAAAGAAGCCAGGGCAGACAATATCGAAGGGGCACAAGAACTACGATCTAATGTTAAACCTTCAATTAGGCATTAG ATACTCGATTGGGAAGCCAGGTTCGAAGCAGCCGCGAGAGCTGAGGCCAGCAGATTTCGATCCAATGGAAAAGTTCTGGACGAGGTTTCCTCCTGAGGGATCAAAGATTACTCCTCCGCACCAGTCAGTCGAATTCCGCTGGAAGGATTACTGCCCCATGGTCTTCAG GCACCTGAGGAAGTTGTTTTCAGTGGATCCGGCAGAGTATATGGTGGCTATTTGTGGAAATAGCGCTTTGAGGGAGCTGTCTTCACCTGGGAAGAGTGGGAGCTTCTTTTTCCTGACCCAGGATGATCGGTTTATGATTAAGACAGTAAAGAAATCTGAAGTGAAG GTACTCATTAGGATGTTACGCAGCTATTATCGGCACGTATGCCAGTATGAGAACTCACTAGTGACGAGATTCTATGGCGTGCATTGTGTGAAATCTAATGGAGGGCAAAAG GTCCGTTTCATCGTTATGGGTAATTTGTTCTGCTCTGAGTATCATATACATAGAAGATTTGACCTGAAAGGTTCATCCCATGGTCGGACAACTGACAAGGTTGAGGGAAAGATTGATGAGACAACAACACTCAAGGATCTCGACCTCAACTTTGTATTTCGTCTTCAAACATCATGGTACATGGAGCTTCTCGA ACAAATCAAGCTGGACTGTGAGTTCTTAGAAAAAGAGGGGATTATGGATTATAGTCTCCTGGTGGGAGTTCACTTCTGTGATGATATATCAGCATCTAAAATGTGCCCATCACCATTTCTTGCTTTGCCAA AATTATATGACCAGAAGGAAACATTTAAATGTGGAGACGTCTGGTCTGACCTATGCTTCTCATCATTAACCTGTCAGGATATGGATCAGATTCTGGACACATG GAAGTCGTCGATTCGCTTGGGAGTGAACTTGCCAGCGAGAGCAGAGCACATAACGGGTACCGAATCCGAGccaccatttcttgtaggttgtgAAGGGATGTCGACACCCACAGGAAGCAGCAAGCTCCATGATGTGCTTCTCTACTTCGGGATAATCGATATCCTCCAAGACTATGATATCACCAAGAAATTGGAGCATGCCTACAAATCATTGCAGGTTGATCCCAATTCCATCTCGGCAGTGGACCCGAAGCTCTACTCTAGAAGATTCCAAGATTTCATAAGCAGAATCTTCATGGAAGACACGTAA
- the LOC135635881 gene encoding protein FAF-like, chloroplastic encodes MSVLVLQTPFQMTKYEWPVAEERYESKDDAVMAVEDDEERPGQLDIWSAIQAQKAATDPPAPYVHPLVRRSSSSLSQKSLQTCTESLGSETGSDDFSSFLDELDVDYLPMVVTEREEENHDVHDKLVIIEERRVWRNREAEEREVPQRKGKELTSVNYHGSVGRRSVPRLFPPPLPSICRRDGGPCLHMRPRRREGRLLVEAVSVPSKNYLHAQREGGRLLLSFIDATFHDPSSDSTEPGHPQEQNRTVDEELNETKENEVAEIARLEEEDEGEENCYEEGEDEEEEEEEVEVVDRGTVIEVTVSTQPQQPSGGAMKVLRSSLVINKFVGCNRPSSNARVDLPPESETTKTRLNDQDQAPTAASVMRRPPPTTATAAAAVVLASVLSGDQDEHSFDGAPHSHLPPDNKLLFISRRWNREELLHSMSRCSQLRRPLFIWEPCCIVTSSS; translated from the coding sequence ATGTCGGTCTTGGTGCTGCAAACACCCTTTCAAATGACGAAGTATGAATGGCCGGTGGCGGAGGAGCGATACGAGAGTAAAGATGATGCTGTGATGGCCGTGGAAGACGATGAGGAGAGGCCCGGGCAACTCGACATATGGAGCGCCATCCAGGCGCAGAAGGCTGCCACCGATCCGCCGGCTCCTTATGTTCATCCTCTGGTGAGGCGGTCTTCGAGCTCGCTGAGCCAGAAGAGCCTCCAGACATGCACGGAGAGCCTGGGGTCGGAGACCGGCTCCGACGACTTCTCCTCGTTCCTCGACGAGCTTGATGTCGATTACTTGCCGATGGTTGTGacggagagagaagaagaaaaccATGACGTGCACGACAAGCTCGTGATCATTGAGGAACGACGAGTGTGGCGAAACAGAGAAGCAGAGGAGCGCGAAGTGCCGCAACGCAAAGGGAAGGAGCTGACGTCAGTGAACTACCACGGCTCCGTTGGCAGGAGATCAGTCCCGAGGCTGTTCCCTCCGCCATTGCCGTCCATCTGCCGCCGCGACGGCGGGCCTTGCCTGCACATGAGGCCCCGTCGCCGGGAAGGCCGACTTCTCGTCGAGGCTGTCAGTGTACCCTCCAAGAACTACCTCCACGCGCAGCGCGAGGGTGGCCGCCTCCTCCTGTCCTTCATCGACGCCACCTTCCACGACCCCTCCTCCGACAGCACAGAACCAGGACACCCACAAGAACAAAATCGAACTGTTGACGAAGAATTGAATGAAACCAAAGAAAATGAAGTAGCAGAGATCGCACGGttagaagaggaagatgaagggGAAGAGAACTGCTACGAGGAAGGGGAagacgaagaggaggaagaagaggaagtggaAGTAGTCGACAGGGGCACCGTCATCGAGGTCACAGTGAGCACACAACCCCAGCAACCGAGCGGCGGCGCCATGAAGGTCCTCCGCTCTTCCCTTGTCATCAACAAGTTCGTCGGCTGCAATCGACCGAGCAGCAACGCCAGGGTCGACCTTCCGCCGGAATCCGAAACCACCAAAACCAGACTCAACGACCAAGATCAAGCTCCGACAGCAGCTTCAGTCATGCGACGGCCCCCGCCAACAACCGCCACAGCAGCGGCTGCAGTGGTGCTAGCCTCTGTCCTCAGCGGAGATCAAGATGAACACAGCTTCGACGGAGCACCACACAGCCACCTGCCTCCGGACAACAAGCTGCTGTTCATCTCGAGGCGGTGGAACCGGGAGGAGCTGCTGCACAGCATGAGCAGGTGCAGCCAGCTGCGCAGGCCATTGTTCATCTGGGAGCCCTGCTGCATCGTCACTTCCTCTTCCTGA